A genomic stretch from Bacteroidetes Order II. bacterium includes:
- a CDS encoding L-serine ammonia-lyase, iron-sulfur-dependent, subunit alpha, whose protein sequence is MATYPSIFNDVIGPVMRGPSSSHCAASLRIARICRDLMGHDMQRILIEFDPNGSLATTHKSQGSDMGLFGGFLGWEAFDERLPESEKYLEWAGIEVTFQVHDIGADHPNTYKITLHNTKEVHQLIAISTGGGMIEVLSIDEVAVSMAGDYFETLVFCERPSKVLAFLQSCMTYDELTFHEGESTFIKIKAQAFPDAVICESLHAMEEVTDLKFIHPVLPVKARKNMEVPFITCNEMLAYNAPKNKSLWELAVDYESARGQISPAEVFEKMREIVRIMGAAIELGLQGTHYEDRILGSQSPLFKQKMDTQQLVGGDLNNRIILYVTAMMEAKSAMGVIVAAPTAGSCGALPGAVFGAAHGLQVEEDEIVKAMLAAGLIGVFIAAHATFAAEVGGCMAETGSGGGMAAAAIVGLRGGTLEQALAAASLALQNSLGVICDPIGNRVEAPCLGRNVMAASNALACANMALSDFEALIPLDEVIETMKAVGDQIHYTLRCTNLGGLSVTASAKAIETMLETLPILPARNC, encoded by the coding sequence ATGGCAACCTATCCCAGTATCTTTAACGACGTCATTGGCCCGGTAATGCGAGGTCCTTCAAGTTCTCATTGTGCCGCTTCTCTCCGTATTGCCCGCATCTGTCGAGACCTGATGGGCCATGATATGCAGCGCATCTTGATCGAATTTGACCCCAATGGTTCGCTGGCCACTACCCATAAAAGCCAAGGTTCGGACATGGGTTTATTTGGTGGATTTCTGGGGTGGGAAGCATTCGATGAACGATTACCGGAATCTGAAAAATACCTTGAGTGGGCAGGAATCGAAGTTACTTTTCAAGTCCATGACATTGGAGCCGACCATCCGAATACCTATAAAATTACGCTCCACAATACGAAAGAAGTCCATCAGTTAATAGCGATTTCCACTGGGGGCGGCATGATAGAAGTCCTTTCAATTGATGAGGTAGCCGTTTCGATGGCAGGAGATTATTTTGAAACTTTGGTTTTTTGCGAACGACCAAGCAAGGTATTGGCTTTCTTGCAATCTTGTATGACATATGACGAACTCACCTTTCACGAGGGCGAATCAACGTTTATTAAAATCAAAGCACAAGCATTTCCGGATGCCGTCATCTGTGAGTCCTTGCATGCAATGGAAGAAGTTACAGACCTCAAGTTTATCCATCCAGTACTTCCCGTTAAAGCCCGAAAAAACATGGAAGTACCGTTTATTACCTGTAACGAAATGTTGGCCTATAATGCGCCCAAAAACAAATCGCTTTGGGAGCTTGCAGTTGATTATGAAAGCGCGCGCGGCCAAATATCCCCCGCCGAGGTTTTTGAAAAAATGCGCGAAATTGTTCGCATTATGGGTGCAGCAATTGAATTGGGGCTCCAAGGAACGCATTATGAAGACCGCATTCTCGGCAGCCAGTCACCCTTGTTTAAACAAAAAATGGACACCCAACAATTGGTGGGTGGGGACCTAAACAACCGAATAATCCTCTATGTAACGGCGATGATGGAGGCTAAAAGTGCTATGGGGGTGATTGTTGCCGCCCCGACAGCAGGCTCTTGCGGAGCCTTGCCGGGCGCGGTATTCGGTGCGGCACATGGCCTACAGGTGGAGGAGGACGAGATCGTTAAAGCCATGTTGGCCGCCGGCCTTATTGGGGTCTTTATTGCAGCCCATGCCACTTTTGCGGCCGAAGTAGGTGGGTGTATGGCAGAGACCGGCTCCGGTGGCGGAATGGCTGCAGCGGCCATTGTTGGATTGCGTGGGGGCACACTGGAACAAGCACTTGCTGCGGCTTCTTTGGCCTTACAAAATTCTTTGGGGGTCATCTGCGACCCCATCGGCAACCGCGTGGAGGCACCCTGCTTAGGACGTAATGTGATGGCGGCCTCTAATGCGTTGGCCTGTGCCAATATGGCCCTGTCGGATTTTGAAGCGTTGATTCCTTTAGACGAAGTGATCGAAACCATGAAGGCTGTTGGAGATCAAATTCACTACACCCTTCGGTGTACCAATCTTGGCGGGCTTTCTGTGACCGCATCAGCGAAAGCAATCGAAACCATGTTGGAAACATTGCCCATTTTACCTGCACGAAATTGTTAA
- a CDS encoding AIM24 family protein → MSVYSLKNFLDHSSQDADLPEAFQLESPYMLKVDLKGMAWIKAGSMTAYRGKIGFKREGMLERGLGMFVKKALTGEGASLTKAEGQGELFLADRGKKISVIYLENEAICVNGNDVLAFDPDIRYNITMLKKVAGMLAGGLFNIRLEGTGYIAITTHYEPLTLRVSPGMPVITDPNATVAWAANLQPEVRTDFTVGTFLGRGSGESVQMVFSGEGFVVVQPYEEVYLQETS, encoded by the coding sequence ATGAGTGTCTATTCTTTAAAAAATTTCTTAGACCATAGCAGTCAGGATGCCGATTTACCGGAAGCTTTTCAATTAGAAAGTCCTTATATGCTTAAAGTAGATCTTAAGGGGATGGCTTGGATCAAAGCAGGTTCTATGACGGCCTATCGGGGAAAGATTGGTTTCAAGCGTGAGGGCATGTTGGAGCGGGGTTTGGGTATGTTCGTTAAAAAAGCATTAACCGGGGAAGGAGCTTCATTGACTAAAGCCGAAGGGCAAGGGGAATTGTTTTTAGCAGACAGGGGGAAGAAGATTTCGGTGATTTATTTGGAAAATGAAGCAATTTGTGTGAATGGAAACGATGTTCTGGCCTTCGATCCGGATATTCGGTACAACATCACCATGCTCAAAAAAGTAGCAGGTATGCTGGCTGGCGGCTTATTTAATATCCGCCTTGAAGGAACGGGTTATATTGCAATTACCACGCATTACGAACCTTTGACCTTGCGCGTATCACCAGGAATGCCTGTTATTACGGATCCAAATGCGACGGTGGCTTGGGCAGCAAACCTCCAGCCGGAAGTTCGGACGGATTTTACCGTTGGCACGTTTCTGGGGCGGGGCAGCGGAGAGAGCGTTCAGATGGTGTTCTCCGGAGAAGGTTTTGTGGTGGTACAGCCCTATGAAGAAGTGTACTTGCAAGAAACATCCTGA
- a CDS encoding glutamate--tRNA ligase, whose translation MRVRFAPSPTGFLHIGGLRTALYNYLLAKRHNGQFILRIEDTDQARFVPEAEADILRSLAWAGLDFDEGPGKEAGHGPYYQSQRSEVYREYVQRLLDKGHAYYAFDSSVDLEHMRERLKTAENPLPKYDVVTRRHMRNSFSMSKEAVEAALQVGEPYVIRMALPAQTVVRFKDQIRGEVEIGTDQLDDQVLMKSDGLPTYHLANVVDDHLMGITHVVRGEEWLPSTPKHVLLYQFFGWEAPAFAHLPLILSPSGGKLSKRKAEEAGIPVSVKEYIEAGYEPDALLNFLALLGWSPGNDQEVFSLSALSAIFSLDRVGQSGVQFSMDKLRWFNAQYLRMRSPSELAERLQPYAAGRNLDLSALEAIAKMMQERIHFASEAIEQAPFLFAPPSRYEDKPLKKAWKMHTPELLTTFSEVLERETNFTAEHLDEVLHQFAESRQVGLGAVMLPVRLALTGAGGGPSLFEIMAFLGKTETINRISRASIQMPSQLSTGPVSGI comes from the coding sequence ATGCGTGTCCGATTTGCCCCCAGTCCAACGGGGTTTTTGCACATTGGCGGTCTGCGGACGGCCCTCTATAATTATCTATTGGCAAAACGCCACAATGGGCAATTTATTCTTCGCATCGAAGACACCGACCAAGCGAGGTTTGTCCCTGAGGCAGAGGCTGATATTCTCCGTTCTTTAGCATGGGCTGGATTGGATTTTGATGAAGGGCCGGGCAAGGAGGCAGGCCATGGTCCTTATTATCAATCGCAGCGTAGCGAGGTCTATCGTGAATATGTGCAGCGTCTTTTGGATAAAGGCCATGCGTATTATGCCTTTGATTCGTCGGTTGATTTGGAGCATATGCGTGAACGGCTAAAAACGGCTGAAAATCCACTGCCAAAATATGACGTTGTCACGCGTCGGCATATGCGGAATAGTTTTTCCATGTCCAAAGAAGCGGTGGAGGCTGCCCTTCAGGTGGGAGAACCGTATGTCATCCGGATGGCTTTGCCTGCGCAAACGGTTGTGCGGTTTAAAGACCAAATACGGGGTGAAGTTGAAATTGGAACCGATCAATTGGATGATCAGGTGCTGATGAAATCTGATGGCCTGCCTACTTACCACTTGGCCAACGTTGTAGATGACCACTTGATGGGCATCACCCACGTCGTGCGTGGAGAAGAATGGTTGCCCTCGACACCCAAGCATGTGTTATTGTATCAGTTTTTTGGGTGGGAAGCACCAGCGTTTGCCCATTTACCGCTGATCCTTAGCCCCAGTGGGGGAAAACTTTCAAAGCGGAAAGCCGAGGAAGCCGGAATTCCGGTGTCGGTGAAGGAATACATCGAGGCGGGATATGAACCAGATGCTTTACTAAATTTTTTGGCGCTCTTGGGTTGGAGTCCTGGAAATGATCAGGAAGTTTTCTCCCTTTCAGCACTTTCTGCCATTTTTTCTTTAGACCGCGTAGGGCAATCGGGCGTTCAATTTAGTATGGACAAACTTCGCTGGTTTAATGCACAGTACCTCAGAATGCGCTCTCCTTCTGAACTCGCGGAACGGCTTCAGCCCTACGCCGCAGGTCGAAATTTGGATTTATCCGCATTGGAAGCCATTGCCAAAATGATGCAAGAACGAATTCATTTCGCTTCCGAAGCCATCGAGCAAGCGCCTTTTTTGTTTGCTCCGCCCTCGCGTTATGAAGACAAGCCCCTCAAAAAGGCATGGAAGATGCATACCCCGGAATTATTAACCACTTTTTCCGAAGTTTTGGAACGAGAGACCAATTTTACCGCTGAACACCTCGACGAGGTCTTACATCAGTTTGCCGAATCAAGGCAAGTAGGTTTAGGTGCGGTGATGCTACCCGTGCGCTTGGCTTTAACGGGAGCAGGAGGAGGTCCCAGCCTGTTTGAAATTATGGCCTTTTTGGGTAAAACCGAAACCATCAACCGAATTTCAAGGGCTTCTATACAGATGCCCAGCCAATTATCCACAGGTCCTGTGTCTGGCATTTGA
- a CDS encoding DUF2147 domain-containing protein, translated as MKKILHLLPLLLLTFLAQGVLAQSPVGKWRTIDDEEQGKEKSVVKLYEKDGVIYGVVEKLTDPKAKRICDACSGDKKNKPIEGMQILWGLKKTGKEWGDGYILDPKNGKIYKARVWVEGQNLKVRGYIGPFFRTQTWYPVK; from the coding sequence ATGAAAAAAATATTGCATTTACTTCCCCTGTTATTGCTCACTTTTTTGGCGCAAGGCGTATTGGCCCAAAGTCCTGTTGGAAAATGGCGTACTATTGACGATGAAGAGCAAGGCAAAGAAAAATCTGTGGTTAAGCTCTACGAAAAAGATGGTGTGATTTATGGGGTGGTCGAAAAATTAACCGACCCTAAAGCCAAACGAATTTGTGATGCCTGCTCCGGCGACAAAAAAAACAAGCCGATTGAAGGAATGCAAATTCTTTGGGGACTTAAAAAAACCGGAAAGGAATGGGGAGATGGATATATTCTGGATCCCAAAAATGGTAAAATCTACAAAGCCCGTGTTTGGGTAGAGGGTCAAAACCTGAAAGTACGCGGCTATATTGGGCCGTTCTTCCGGACGCAAACATGGTATCCGGTAAAATAA
- a CDS encoding tetratricopeptide repeat protein, with amino-acid sequence MQQTTKSKNIPLTGFLLLISLAFSACKKPENTPVNGAILPANFVGDKACESCHEDLYASYKRTGMGQSVSVFVPRTAPEKFGGPPIYDPKNNLYYEAFVRNDSLYQREYQKDAAGKVIHERIHRADYVVGSGNATRSYMMNVNGYVTEMPLTWYVKRAKWDMSPGYTQRNERFERPINLECMTCHNNFSPGTTFTQNHFSEVALGIGCERCHGPGSKHVEDRLAGFEPPKGKPDPTIINGPELSRAAQLSVCQQCHVDGTMVFKGQHTPMTFRAGMPLSTHRSIFVAEEQVKDPETFGIASHGARLAQSACYAKSTMTCTTCHDPHTPVRELETDYFNQKCISCHQQDVVCERPEGKNDPKMTMTGNCISCHMQKSGTSDIPHVTFTDHWIRKTLPKDKKNLSVAEMEQSKQRTTPFTLIKIENNDPQSLKLTNGQAKLEAAIAYFKYYDLKHRLKDYLPIVIRYATEGFAEGANIQEARLTLGRAYLEQGNLSNAIITLEKGIREEPENAFMAYWLGVAREKKNDSSGALAAYKSAATLQPLFIEAQRKYANALALSGNVDRAIAVIEKALQKNPIHFADLWNNLGFLHMQKQNYPSAVQALTKAVQLDPNHTKALVNLGGALILTKQPDTALGYLERASRVDSQNSSIYGNIGYIYLQKGNKAKAKEMFQKVLRLNPNDQQAQLYLRQL; translated from the coding sequence ATGCAACAAACGACCAAAAGTAAAAACATCCCCCTTACAGGGTTCCTACTTCTGATATCTCTGGCCTTTTCTGCTTGTAAAAAGCCCGAAAACACTCCTGTCAACGGAGCCATCCTTCCAGCCAACTTTGTAGGAGACAAGGCTTGTGAAAGTTGTCACGAGGACTTATATGCCTCGTACAAACGAACGGGTATGGGGCAGTCGGTTTCTGTGTTTGTGCCCAGAACCGCTCCTGAGAAGTTTGGTGGCCCGCCCATTTATGACCCAAAGAACAACCTCTACTATGAAGCATTCGTCCGAAATGACTCGTTATATCAGCGGGAATACCAAAAAGATGCTGCTGGAAAAGTCATCCATGAACGTATTCACCGCGCCGACTATGTGGTGGGTTCAGGAAATGCCACCCGTTCCTATATGATGAATGTGAACGGATATGTGACCGAAATGCCTCTGACGTGGTATGTTAAAAGAGCAAAATGGGACATGAGTCCGGGTTATACCCAGCGAAATGAACGGTTTGAGCGGCCCATCAATTTGGAATGTATGACCTGTCATAACAACTTTTCCCCCGGAACCACGTTCACCCAGAACCACTTTTCGGAGGTGGCTTTGGGTATAGGGTGCGAGCGTTGTCATGGCCCTGGAAGTAAACACGTAGAAGACCGACTGGCAGGTTTTGAACCGCCCAAAGGCAAGCCCGATCCCACAATTATAAATGGCCCCGAACTGAGTAGAGCAGCACAACTTTCGGTGTGTCAGCAATGCCATGTGGATGGAACCATGGTTTTCAAGGGGCAACATACCCCCATGACGTTTCGGGCCGGAATGCCCCTCTCCACGCACCGCAGCATTTTTGTGGCCGAAGAACAGGTGAAAGACCCTGAAACATTTGGTATCGCCTCTCATGGCGCCCGCTTGGCACAAAGCGCATGTTACGCCAAAAGCACCATGACATGTACCACTTGCCACGATCCACACACCCCTGTACGTGAACTGGAAACCGACTACTTTAATCAGAAGTGTATCTCGTGCCACCAGCAAGATGTGGTGTGTGAACGGCCAGAAGGAAAAAACGACCCCAAAATGACCATGACGGGCAACTGTATTTCATGTCACATGCAGAAGTCCGGAACTTCGGATATTCCGCACGTTACCTTTACCGACCACTGGATACGTAAAACCCTCCCTAAAGACAAGAAAAACCTCTCCGTTGCCGAGATGGAACAAAGCAAACAACGCACGACCCCTTTTACCCTAATCAAAATTGAAAACAATGATCCCCAATCCCTAAAACTAACCAATGGGCAAGCCAAGCTGGAAGCAGCGATTGCATATTTTAAATACTACGACCTAAAGCACCGATTAAAAGATTATTTACCCATCGTCATTCGTTATGCTACCGAGGGGTTCGCGGAGGGTGCAAATATTCAGGAGGCCCGCCTTACATTGGGTCGTGCCTATCTCGAACAAGGCAACCTGAGTAATGCCATTATTACCTTAGAAAAAGGTATTCGGGAAGAACCAGAAAATGCGTTCATGGCCTATTGGCTTGGAGTTGCACGGGAAAAGAAAAACGATTCATCAGGCGCATTGGCCGCCTATAAATCTGCGGCAACCCTTCAGCCCTTATTCATCGAAGCCCAGCGCAAGTATGCCAACGCCCTTGCCCTTTCGGGAAATGTGGATAGAGCCATTGCTGTCATCGAGAAGGCCCTTCAAAAAAATCCAATCCATTTTGCCGACTTATGGAATAACCTCGGCTTCTTGCACATGCAAAAACAAAATTATCCGTCGGCTGTACAAGCACTAACCAAGGCCGTCCAGTTAGACCCTAATCATACAAAGGCATTGGTAAACCTCGGCGGGGCACTCATTCTGACCAAGCAGCCCGATACCGCTCTTGGGTATTTAGAACGAGCCTCCCGCGTGGACAGCCAAAACTCCAGTATTTACGGCAATATTGGCTATATCTATTTGCAAAAAGGCAATAAAGCGAAAGCCAAAGAAATGTTCCAAAAGGTTTTGCGCCTGAATCCTAATGATCAACAAGCACAGTTGTATCTAAGGCAACTTTAA
- a CDS encoding sugar kinase: MSILAIGTVAFDAIETPFGKVDRILGGSATYITLAARYFTNELRLSAVVGSDFPQSDIDLFHQNGINTDGLIIDPTGKTFFWSGKYHMDLNNRDTLQTDLNVLATFDPKLPESYLNSEIVCLGNLDPSIQLNVLNQLHQPELVVLDTMNYWIERTPDKLRAVLERADVLIINDAEARQLANVPNLIKAARIIRAMGPKYLVIKKGEHGALLFGEEAIFSAPALPIEDVVDPTGAGDSFAGGFVGYLASVRSYDFESLKLAVIYGSTMASFNVEAFGPDRLLHLTRSEILHRADRFRMLGAIPEEVYEAI, encoded by the coding sequence ATGAGCATTTTGGCCATTGGCACAGTTGCCTTCGACGCAATAGAAACCCCTTTCGGTAAAGTGGATCGTATTTTGGGTGGTAGTGCCACCTACATTACCTTGGCTGCCCGGTATTTCACGAATGAACTTCGGCTTTCGGCAGTAGTAGGAAGCGACTTCCCGCAATCGGATATAGACCTGTTTCATCAAAATGGGATCAACACCGATGGTCTGATCATAGACCCGACCGGGAAAACATTTTTTTGGTCAGGCAAATATCATATGGACTTGAACAATCGGGATACCCTTCAAACAGACTTGAACGTTCTGGCCACTTTTGACCCTAAACTGCCCGAATCCTATTTAAACAGTGAAATTGTATGTTTGGGTAACTTAGACCCAAGTATTCAATTGAATGTTTTGAACCAACTTCATCAACCAGAACTGGTGGTTTTAGACACCATGAACTATTGGATTGAGCGGACGCCAGACAAATTACGCGCCGTATTAGAACGGGCAGATGTATTAATTATCAATGATGCAGAAGCCCGACAATTGGCAAATGTACCAAATCTAATCAAGGCTGCACGCATCATCCGCGCCATGGGACCGAAGTACTTGGTTATCAAAAAAGGTGAACATGGCGCTTTGCTCTTTGGTGAAGAAGCCATTTTCTCGGCACCAGCCCTCCCCATCGAAGACGTGGTAGATCCAACAGGTGCCGGTGACTCGTTTGCAGGTGGTTTTGTAGGCTATTTGGCCTCTGTGCGAAGCTATGACTTCGAGTCCTTAAAACTGGCCGTTATTTATGGCTCTACGATGGCCTCTTTCAATGTAGAAGCATTTGGCCCAGACCGCCTTTTGCACCTAACCCGAAGCGAGATTCTTCATCGGGCAGACCGGTTCCGAATGTTAGGGGCGATTCCAGAAGAGGTGTACGAAGCCATCTAA
- the icd gene encoding NADP-dependent isocitrate dehydrogenase: protein MFKDLTPPANGSKISISNGVLQVPNDPIIPFIEGDGTGRDIWRASQYVFDKTVEKVYGGSRKLNWFEVYAGEKAFNQFNSWMPEDTLTAIREYLVAIKGPLTTPVGGGIRSLNVALRQELDLYACVRPVQYFTGVPSPVKQPELVDMIIFRENSEDIYAGIEYQAGTPEVKKVITFLQDEMGVKKIRFPETSGIGIKPVSQEGTYRLVRAAIEYAISNNRKSVTLVHKGNIMKYTEGGFRDWGYQIAKEEFGAVDLDGGPWQVLPNGLIIKDAIADAFLQQILLRPSEYDVIATLNLNGDYLSDALAAQVGGIGIAPGANINYVTGHAIFEATHGTAPKYADQDKVNPGSVILSGEMMFRYMGWNEAADAILASLSKTIGQKTVTYDFHRLMEDAKLLKCSEFGKAMVANL from the coding sequence ATGTTTAAAGACCTTACACCGCCCGCCAATGGCAGCAAAATCTCCATCTCGAATGGTGTGCTCCAAGTCCCGAACGATCCTATTATCCCATTTATCGAAGGAGATGGAACCGGACGCGATATTTGGCGCGCATCTCAGTATGTTTTTGATAAAACGGTCGAAAAAGTGTATGGCGGTTCGCGTAAACTTAACTGGTTCGAGGTATATGCAGGTGAAAAAGCCTTTAATCAGTTTAATAGTTGGATGCCTGAAGACACCCTAACGGCCATTCGGGAATACTTGGTGGCTATCAAAGGACCACTGACCACTCCTGTAGGTGGGGGAATTCGTTCGTTGAATGTGGCTCTAAGACAAGAGTTGGACCTCTATGCCTGTGTGCGTCCGGTACAATATTTCACTGGCGTTCCTTCTCCGGTCAAACAACCGGAATTGGTGGACATGATTATTTTCCGTGAAAATTCAGAAGACATCTATGCTGGTATTGAATATCAGGCTGGGACACCGGAAGTAAAAAAAGTGATCACCTTTCTCCAAGATGAAATGGGCGTAAAAAAAATCCGTTTCCCTGAAACCAGTGGAATAGGGATTAAGCCTGTCTCCCAAGAAGGGACGTATCGCTTGGTTCGTGCCGCCATCGAATATGCCATTAGCAACAACCGTAAATCGGTGACGTTGGTACATAAAGGCAATATCATGAAATATACCGAAGGTGGGTTCCGTGATTGGGGTTATCAGATTGCAAAAGAAGAATTTGGCGCAGTGGACTTAGATGGTGGGCCTTGGCAGGTTCTCCCCAATGGCCTCATTATAAAAGATGCCATTGCGGATGCATTCTTACAACAAATCTTGCTCCGTCCATCGGAATATGATGTTATTGCAACGCTGAACCTGAATGGAGATTATCTCTCGGATGCCTTGGCAGCGCAGGTAGGCGGTATTGGGATTGCACCGGGTGCTAATATCAACTATGTCACCGGACATGCTATTTTTGAAGCAACCCACGGAACAGCGCCAAAATATGCTGATCAGGATAAGGTAAACCCCGGATCTGTGATCCTTTCGGGCGAAATGATGTTCCGTTATATGGGTTGGAACGAGGCCGCAGATGCGATTTTGGCTTCTCTTTCCAAAACAATCGGGCAAAAAACCGTTACGTATGACTTCCACCGCTTGATGGAAGATGCCAAACTGCTGAAGTGCTCCGAATTTGGCAAGGCTATGGTGGCCAACCTCTGA
- a CDS encoding nucleotidyltransferase domain-containing protein, producing MNHEISNALRQLEAEHHIRILYAVESGSRAWGFASPDSDWDVRFLYIHRTKKYLCIDPFKDSIEKMLSNGLDLAGWELKKTLRLFRKSNPPLLEWLSSPLIYEENGSLASKLRLLSKHFFSPKSTLRHYFHMAEGNFRSYLQKPFVAQKRYFYVLRPLLACDWIVSKQDMPPIEFEVLLNEQVKNPQLLERVAHLLHLKRAGAEMALQPADEYMLDFIRDKISFYTKYLQQVKDTSMPDTQALDRLFTDILTESFGNTIADMA from the coding sequence ATGAACCACGAAATTTCAAACGCTCTGCGCCAACTAGAGGCAGAGCACCATATTCGTATTCTCTATGCCGTGGAATCCGGAAGCAGGGCTTGGGGATTTGCCTCACCTGATAGCGATTGGGATGTGCGGTTTTTATACATTCATCGCACCAAAAAATATTTATGCATAGACCCCTTCAAAGACAGTATCGAAAAAATGTTGTCCAATGGGTTAGACCTTGCTGGTTGGGAACTTAAAAAAACCTTACGACTGTTCCGCAAGTCAAATCCTCCTTTGTTGGAATGGTTATCAAGCCCACTGATTTATGAGGAAAATGGATCGTTAGCCTCCAAGCTACGTCTATTGTCAAAGCATTTTTTCAGTCCCAAATCTACACTACGGCACTATTTTCATATGGCAGAAGGCAATTTTCGTTCATATTTGCAAAAGCCATTTGTCGCACAAAAACGGTATTTTTATGTTTTGCGTCCCCTTTTGGCCTGTGACTGGATTGTTTCTAAGCAAGATATGCCTCCAATAGAATTCGAGGTATTGCTGAACGAACAAGTAAAAAACCCTCAACTTTTGGAGCGTGTAGCCCATCTTCTTCACCTAAAGCGTGCGGGTGCGGAGATGGCCTTACAGCCTGCGGATGAATACATGTTGGATTTTATTCGAGATAAAATTTCGTTTTATACCAAATATTTACAACAAGTTAAAGACACTTCAATGCCCGATACCCAAGCATTAGATCGTTTGTTCACAGACATTTTAACCGAGTCTTTTGGGAACACCATTGCAGATATGGCATAA
- the secG gene encoding preprotein translocase subunit SecG — protein MYTLLIVFIALTALFIIAVVLLQSGKGDGLAGVAAAGYTTQLLGSRQAPDVLEKATWVGAGIFILCCILAPLAVNKTDTQRVLQAPTTTTAPASRPTTTPPATTPPASTPKPATSN, from the coding sequence ATGTACACCTTACTGATTGTTTTTATTGCACTTACGGCCCTATTTATTATTGCAGTGGTCTTGCTGCAAAGTGGGAAAGGGGATGGACTTGCTGGCGTAGCTGCAGCTGGATACACCACCCAATTACTCGGTTCGCGTCAAGCGCCGGATGTTTTGGAAAAAGCAACTTGGGTAGGTGCAGGAATTTTCATCTTATGCTGCATATTGGCTCCCTTGGCAGTCAATAAAACCGATACCCAGCGTGTCCTTCAGGCGCCGACAACCACCACAGCCCCAGCCTCGCGCCCAACGACCACGCCGCCTGCAACAACCCCTCCGGCCAGCACGCCAAAACCCGCTACGAGCAACTAA
- a CDS encoding DUF4097 family beta strand repeat protein yields the protein MNQLMFLKLLYQPRGLRRYVFVHLVFVCGVIILFQHAAIAQTFRREVTFSNANKPGTIRMELWYGDVTITGTQGRKVIVVYKVEEKPLASAGNGVSRTARSTDLEFSEAANVLRIIRPAHRRDFSDPMSVDVQMPSNTKLILSSLGGPITIQKIQGEVEVTNKNGKVSLFDMANSVLVNTQNGDIVASFNRVLASKSISLVSMNGDVDVRMPPGLQATVNLQTYKGEINSDFKIIRNNQPTGWGQRVIKGTIGSGSTPVKLSSINGDIWLRRK from the coding sequence ATGAATCAGTTGATGTTTTTGAAACTTCTCTATCAACCACGCGGGCTAAGACGTTATGTTTTCGTCCACTTGGTGTTTGTCTGCGGGGTCATCATCCTTTTTCAACATGCAGCCATTGCCCAAACATTTCGGCGGGAAGTCACGTTTAGCAATGCGAATAAACCTGGAACGATCCGCATGGAATTGTGGTACGGCGATGTGACCATAACAGGAACCCAGGGAAGAAAGGTGATCGTGGTGTACAAAGTAGAAGAAAAACCATTGGCTTCCGCCGGAAATGGGGTTTCCCGAACGGCACGCAGTACCGACTTAGAGTTCTCGGAAGCGGCCAATGTGTTACGCATCATCCGGCCAGCCCACCGACGCGATTTCAGCGACCCCATGTCGGTAGATGTACAGATGCCCTCGAACACCAAGCTCATCCTTTCCTCTTTGGGAGGGCCAATCACCATACAGAAAATCCAGGGGGAAGTAGAAGTGACCAATAAAAACGGCAAAGTTTCATTGTTCGACATGGCCAATTCGGTGTTGGTAAATACCCAAAATGGGGACATTGTTGCTTCCTTTAACCGCGTACTTGCCAGCAAAAGTATCAGCCTTGTTTCCATGAATGGCGATGTGGATGTTAGGATGCCTCCTGGATTACAAGCCACGGTTAACCTTCAGACGTACAAGGGTGAAATCAATTCCGATTTTAAAATCATCCGGAACAACCAACCCACAGGCTGGGGCCAGCGGGTTATAAAAGGTACCATTGGTAGTGGAAGTACTCCGGTCAAACTTTCATCTATTAATGGCGATATCTGGCTACGTAGAAAATAA